In Nostoc sp. CENA543, a single genomic region encodes these proteins:
- a CDS encoding CHASE2 domain-containing protein, whose translation MPPGFWNVIKAEIAMWRVGILPGCAVIGLVILARYMGLMQSVEWLAFDNFLRLRPEESIDERIVIVGIDEEDVRHHNYYQSDAVISNHDLATLLLKLQTYQPRVIGLDIYQNPPVNTNHDKLAAILQKSPNIIAIEKVLPEPIPPPPKIPPEQVGFADQITDIDGKLRRILLGTPTLQGYKLSLSIRLSAAYLARNHIVLENGRRDRAAMRFGKTELPRFLPNSGGYIHTDAGGVQVLLNFRSGHARFRTVSSSDIKRGKVNPTWLRDRIIIIGITAPSRKDFFTTTAIPSNQISKGRIYGVEVQAHATSQIISAVLNERPLLNTWNDQWEYFWIFVWGVCGIAIARLTKSPLNNLIIVVLASVSLGLICYFSLIFGWWIPFIPAILVLIVNGMELTALYQYDQALRSGIKIRQAIIESTFETIHNGPLQSLAKVLQLLRGQDESNQEIIPVIAEELEKLNYELRGIYEYLQQESLDQDTSLYLGNDLVLNLQEPLHDLLYQVYTYTLERDFPGFKNIRIKIRTFEPIDERFLTIEHKRGICRFLEEALCNVGKHATGATRLQVTCTISEGYYTLSVIDNGLGCTASKAGRGTQQFINLAKQLQGKFERSPLCPHGTICQLSWPMNR comes from the coding sequence ATGCCGCCTGGATTTTGGAATGTTATTAAAGCAGAAATTGCTATGTGGCGTGTGGGTATATTACCAGGATGTGCAGTCATTGGACTAGTAATATTAGCGCGCTACATGGGTTTAATGCAATCTGTCGAGTGGCTAGCATTTGATAATTTTTTGCGGTTGCGTCCAGAAGAATCTATTGATGAGAGAATTGTGATTGTGGGTATTGATGAAGAAGATGTTCGTCATCATAATTACTATCAATCAGATGCTGTAATTTCTAACCATGATTTAGCTACTTTGTTATTAAAATTGCAGACATATCAACCTAGAGTTATCGGTTTAGATATTTATCAAAATCCACCAGTCAACACAAATCACGATAAACTAGCCGCAATTTTACAAAAATCACCCAACATTATCGCCATTGAAAAAGTTTTACCTGAACCAATTCCACCGCCACCAAAAATTCCGCCTGAACAAGTAGGATTTGCCGACCAAATTACAGATATTGATGGTAAATTAAGAAGAATTTTATTAGGGACACCCACACTCCAAGGTTACAAGTTATCTTTATCAATTAGATTATCAGCCGCTTATTTAGCCCGTAACCATATTGTCTTAGAAAATGGCAGACGCGATCGCGCGGCTATGCGATTTGGCAAAACTGAACTACCCCGCTTTCTCCCCAACTCTGGGGGATATATCCACACCGATGCAGGCGGAGTCCAGGTTTTACTCAATTTTCGCAGTGGTCACGCCCGATTTCGGACTGTTTCTAGCAGTGATATCAAACGTGGTAAAGTAAACCCAACATGGTTACGCGATCGCATCATTATCATTGGTATCACTGCACCTAGCCGCAAAGATTTTTTTACTACTACTGCTATTCCATCCAACCAAATCAGTAAAGGGCGAATTTATGGTGTAGAAGTCCAAGCCCATGCTACCAGTCAAATTATTAGTGCTGTCCTCAATGAAAGACCTTTATTAAATACATGGAATGACCAATGGGAATATTTCTGGATTTTCGTTTGGGGTGTGTGCGGAATTGCCATTGCTAGACTAACTAAATCACCCTTAAATAACTTAATTATCGTTGTTTTAGCGAGTGTTAGTTTAGGATTAATTTGTTATTTCAGTTTGATTTTTGGTTGGTGGATTCCGTTCATTCCTGCCATTTTAGTCTTGATTGTGAATGGTATGGAACTCACAGCTTTATACCAATATGACCAAGCTTTACGTTCCGGTATCAAAATCCGCCAAGCGATTATAGAAAGCACCTTTGAAACTATTCATAATGGCCCCTTGCAAAGTTTAGCGAAAGTTCTACAACTGCTACGTGGTCAAGATGAATCTAACCAAGAAATTATTCCAGTCATAGCAGAAGAACTAGAGAAATTAAATTATGAATTAAGGGGAATCTATGAATATTTACAGCAAGAATCCCTAGACCAAGATACGAGTCTTTATTTAGGCAATGACCTAGTATTAAACTTACAAGAACCCCTGCATGACCTACTCTATCAAGTGTATACCTATACTTTAGAAAGGGATTTTCCTGGTTTTAAGAATATTAGAATCAAAATTCGGACTTTTGAACCCATAGACGAAAGATTTTTAACTATTGAACACAAGCGAGGAATTTGCAGATTTTTAGAAGAAGCCTTATGTAACGTTGGTAAACACGCCACAGGTGCAACCCGCCTACAAGTTACTTGCACAATATCTGAAGGTTACTACACCCTGAGCGTCATTGATAATGGTTTAGGATGTACCGCTAGTAAAGCCGGAAGAGGAACGCAACAGTTTATAAATCTAGCCAAACAACTACAAGGAAAATTCGAGCGATCGCCCCTTTGTCCACATGGTACTATTTGTCAATTATCTTGGCCGATGAATAGATGA
- a CDS encoding response regulator: protein MQQLLTQKTLLKILVIDDHESVLSGTVAVLKKHYVDAEIITVINAFLALEQISILQPDVVIMDLSLPKNIGTTAKPENGVQLLRTLMKNYPELNIVVQSAHIRTLVRIKPEIDSHKGGFTVADKSLTTQEMLTRVDWALQGLTHTKDIKGIHTGLEIKPEWLQVLSLAFDEGLQDKAIAQKMCISERMVRHYWSKLQDALELYPDQGKNIRIQTEMRARDEGLID, encoded by the coding sequence ATGCAACAACTATTAACTCAGAAAACACTCCTCAAAATTTTAGTCATTGATGACCATGAATCAGTTTTAAGTGGGACAGTAGCAGTATTAAAAAAACATTATGTTGATGCAGAAATTATCACTGTTATCAATGCTTTTTTAGCTCTAGAGCAAATCAGTATTTTACAACCAGATGTTGTGATTATGGACTTGTCACTTCCTAAAAATATAGGAACGACAGCAAAACCTGAAAACGGTGTACAACTACTCAGAACTTTGATGAAAAATTACCCTGAACTCAATATTGTTGTACAAAGTGCGCATATCAGAACATTAGTGAGAATTAAACCTGAAATTGATAGTCATAAAGGAGGTTTTACAGTTGCGGATAAAAGTCTAACTACTCAGGAAATGTTAACTAGAGTTGATTGGGCATTACAAGGACTAACCCATACAAAAGACATCAAAGGAATTCATACAGGATTAGAAATTAAGCCAGAGTGGTTACAGGTACTTAGTTTAGCATTTGATGAAGGTTTACAAGATAAAGCGATCGCTCAAAAAATGTGTATATCCGAAAGGATGGTTAGACATTACTGGAGTAAATTACAAGACGCTTTAGAACTGTATCCAGATCAGGGTAAAAACATCCGCATTCAGACAGAAATGAGGGCGAGGGATGAGGGGTTAATTGATTAG
- a CDS encoding HlyD family efflux transporter periplasmic adaptor subunit: MLYIQNQKILTADPNEEFLPAVSTWTSLLGLLLMMTVGSAIALSAWIKYDVVVRTAATIRPVGDVRLVQPEIEGTIESVLVTENQIVKRGDAIARLDTQELQIKQSLLQSNIQQGKLQLIQIDAQISTLETQIIAETRLIERTIAAAQADFSKNQRDFQEKQITTESEYLAATANLQKAKANLQKAQADLNFAEVDRDRYQQLTEIGAIGRREYEQKKLVVEQSKFVLAGEKQAVEIAQTQLQSAKAAINPSMATVAIASERIAQERARGEASIATLNKERQSLQQRQVEIQAQITQYDKELQQIARQLQSSIIRATSDGIVLKLNLRNPGQVVRASEAIAEIVPQNTPLIVKAMIPTADIKKVAVGQKVQLRVNACPYPDYGTLQGQVQAISPDSITPQRNDNNTVTPSESYFEATIQPESQKFGHEQQQCQIQSGMNAEANIISQQETALQFILRKARLITDL, translated from the coding sequence ATGCTGTATATTCAAAATCAAAAAATCCTAACAGCAGATCCCAATGAAGAATTTTTACCTGCTGTTAGTACATGGACTTCTTTATTAGGATTATTGTTAATGATGACTGTAGGAAGTGCGATCGCACTTTCGGCTTGGATTAAATATGATGTCGTCGTCAGAACTGCTGCTACTATTCGTCCTGTAGGTGATGTGCGCTTAGTACAGCCGGAAATAGAGGGGACAATAGAGAGTGTATTGGTGACAGAAAATCAAATTGTGAAGCGGGGGGATGCAATCGCGCGTTTGGATACTCAGGAATTACAAATTAAACAAAGTCTCCTCCAAAGTAATATCCAACAGGGTAAATTACAACTTATCCAAATAGATGCCCAAATCAGCACTTTAGAAACGCAAATTATTGCTGAGACTAGATTAATTGAGCGCACAATTGCGGCTGCACAGGCTGATTTTAGTAAAAATCAAAGAGATTTTCAAGAAAAGCAAATTACTACCGAAAGTGAATATTTAGCAGCAACAGCTAACTTACAAAAAGCGAAAGCCAATTTACAAAAAGCCCAGGCTGATTTAAACTTTGCTGAAGTAGATCGCGATCGCTATCAACAATTAACAGAAATCGGTGCTATCGGTAGGCGAGAATACGAACAGAAAAAACTCGTCGTAGAACAGAGTAAATTTGTCCTCGCAGGCGAAAAACAAGCTGTGGAAATTGCTCAAACCCAATTACAATCAGCCAAAGCCGCAATTAATCCTAGCATGGCCACAGTAGCGATCGCATCTGAACGTATCGCCCAAGAACGTGCTAGAGGTGAGGCGAGTATTGCGACGCTAAATAAAGAACGACAATCTTTGCAACAGCGTCAGGTAGAAATTCAAGCCCAAATAACTCAATATGACAAAGAACTGCAACAAATCGCCAGACAATTACAAAGCAGCATCATTCGCGCCACCAGTGATGGTATAGTTCTCAAACTCAATTTACGTAACCCAGGCCAAGTAGTACGCGCTAGTGAAGCGATCGCAGAGATTGTACCCCAAAATACACCGTTAATTGTCAAAGCCATGATTCCCACCGCAGACATTAAAAAAGTTGCTGTAGGACAAAAAGTACAACTGCGAGTGAATGCTTGTCCCTACCCAGATTATGGCACTCTTCAAGGTCAAGTGCAGGCGATTTCCCCCGATAGCATCACACCACAACGCAACGATAATAACACTGTCACCCCCAGCGAGAGCTATTTTGAGGCGACAATTCAACCAGAAAGCCAAAAATTCGGTCACGAACAACAGCAATGTCAAATTCAATCAGGGATGAACGCTGAGGCTAATATTATTTCCCAACAAGAAACAGCATTACAATTCATCCTCAGAAAAGCTAGGTTAATTACTGACTTGTAA
- a CDS encoding peptidase domain-containing ABC transporter: protein MKFSHVLQHNQEDCGAACLAAIAKHYGRNFTLSRIREAVGTGQFGTTLLGLKRGAETLGLKARPVKTSPELLNHIDKAPLPAIIHWKGNHWVVLYGKKGKKYIIADPAVGIRYLSQKDLIEGWTDWLMLLLEPNPELFFQGEDDKIAGFGRFFRRIWHFRGILAQALPLNLLLGILSLASPFLLQILTDDILVRGDTKLLTTMAIAVIVMNIISSSLSWVQSNLIAHFAQRLQLGLVLDFCRQILRLPLSYYESRRSGEIVSRLRDINQINQLVAQIVISLPSRVFIAAISLCFMIFYSWKLTGLAMLMSGIMSISTIIFQPTLQQKTRELLVKDAEAQGVLVETFKGALTLKTTTSGSQFLDELQNRFSHLTNLTLRTIQIGIINGTFSNFVSSIGSIILLWYGGNLVINPAEKLSIGQLLAFNSMNGNFLGLISTVISFVDEFTTAKTAVQRLTEVIDTTPENVGDGKKPFAKLPGNTDIICTNVNFHYAGRVDLLEDFTLTIPGGKVTALIGKSGCGKSTLAKLIAGLYSLQSGNIRIGLYNLEDLALDCLRQQVVLVPQDAHFWSRSIVDNFRLGTPFVSFEQIVNACQIAGADEFISKLPDKYQTILGEFGANISGGQRQRLAIARAIVTDPPILILDESTGGLDPVSEAQVLEQLLTHRQGKTTILISHRPRVINRADWIVLLEQGRLKLQGSLEGIRDWGSGTGDWEKDLIHWFHD, encoded by the coding sequence ATGAAATTCTCTCATGTTTTACAACATAATCAAGAAGATTGTGGTGCTGCTTGTCTAGCTGCAATAGCCAAACATTACGGACGTAATTTTACTCTCAGCCGCATTCGTGAAGCTGTAGGTACAGGACAATTTGGTACAACTTTATTAGGACTAAAACGAGGAGCAGAAACACTAGGACTTAAGGCTCGTCCAGTTAAAACTTCTCCAGAGTTATTAAACCATATTGACAAAGCACCTTTACCTGCAATTATTCATTGGAAAGGTAATCATTGGGTTGTTTTATATGGAAAGAAAGGCAAAAAATATATCATTGCTGATCCGGCTGTGGGTATTCGTTATCTGTCACAAAAAGATTTAATCGAAGGGTGGACAGATTGGTTAATGTTGTTATTAGAGCCGAATCCAGAATTATTTTTTCAAGGTGAGGATGATAAAATTGCTGGTTTCGGGCGTTTCTTTCGGCGTATCTGGCATTTTCGGGGGATTTTAGCGCAAGCTTTACCCCTAAATTTACTATTAGGGATTTTATCTTTAGCGTCGCCTTTTTTATTACAAATTCTCACCGATGATATTTTAGTGCGTGGTGATACTAAGCTGCTCACTACAATGGCGATCGCAGTTATAGTGATGAATATTATTTCTAGTAGTTTATCGTGGGTGCAATCTAACTTAATTGCCCATTTTGCCCAAAGATTACAACTAGGTTTGGTATTAGATTTTTGTCGTCAAATTCTCCGATTACCTCTCAGTTACTACGAATCGCGACGCAGTGGAGAAATTGTCAGCCGTTTACGAGATATTAACCAAATTAACCAATTAGTTGCTCAAATTGTGATTAGTTTACCTAGTCGCGTTTTTATAGCCGCTATTTCTTTATGCTTCATGATTTTCTATAGCTGGAAGTTGACCGGTTTAGCAATGTTGATGTCAGGAATTATGAGTATATCGACAATTATCTTCCAGCCGACATTACAACAGAAAACTCGTGAGCTTTTAGTGAAAGATGCAGAAGCACAAGGTGTTTTGGTAGAGACTTTTAAAGGCGCGCTGACGCTCAAAACTACTACATCTGGCTCACAATTTTTAGATGAGTTACAAAATCGCTTCAGTCATCTGACTAACCTAACTTTACGCACAATTCAAATCGGCATTATCAATGGCACATTTTCTAATTTTGTTTCTAGTATCGGTAGTATTATCTTACTTTGGTATGGCGGTAACTTAGTAATTAACCCAGCAGAAAAACTGAGTATTGGACAGCTACTGGCTTTTAATTCCATGAACGGTAACTTTCTGGGATTAATTTCTACTGTCATCAGTTTCGTTGATGAATTTACTACTGCTAAAACAGCCGTTCAACGTTTAACAGAAGTTATTGATACTACACCAGAAAATGTGGGCGATGGTAAAAAGCCTTTTGCAAAATTACCAGGGAATACCGACATTATTTGTACAAATGTCAACTTTCACTATGCTGGGAGAGTTGATTTATTAGAAGATTTTACTTTAACAATTCCCGGCGGGAAAGTTACTGCTTTAATTGGCAAATCTGGCTGTGGTAAAAGCACTCTAGCGAAATTAATTGCTGGTTTATATTCTCTACAATCTGGTAACATTCGCATTGGTTTATATAATTTAGAAGACCTAGCTTTAGATTGTTTACGTCAACAGGTAGTTTTAGTTCCTCAAGACGCTCATTTTTGGAGCCGTTCTATTGTAGATAACTTTCGGTTAGGTACTCCATTTGTGAGTTTTGAACAAATTGTCAATGCTTGTCAAATTGCTGGTGCTGACGAATTTATTAGTAAATTACCTGATAAATATCAAACCATCTTAGGTGAATTTGGGGCGAATATTTCCGGTGGACAACGTCAACGTTTAGCAATAGCTAGAGCTATAGTTACAGACCCACCAATTTTAATTTTAGATGAATCAACTGGTGGACTTGATCCTGTAAGTGAGGCGCAAGTTTTAGAGCAATTATTAACTCATCGTCAAGGGAAAACCACAATTTTAATTAGTCATCGTCCGCGAGTAATTAACCGTGCTGATTGGATTGTTTTATTAGAACAGGGAAGGTTAAAGTTACAGGGTTCTTTAGAGGGGATTAGGGATTGGGGATCAGGTACTGGGGACTGGGAAAAAGATTTAATTCATTGGTTTCATGATTGA